Proteins encoded within one genomic window of Bombina bombina isolate aBomBom1 chromosome 1, aBomBom1.pri, whole genome shotgun sequence:
- the LOC128650451 gene encoding protein S100-P-like translates to MSGNLENFIGILTSTFRKYAGKDGKDSTLSQDELCDLAVKEFPTLCNSSKKDDILKGIIGQMDMDGDKTVTFKEFVMFTGFLAIALEDI, encoded by the exons ATGTCTGGAAACTTGGAAAATTTTATTGGGATCCTCACTTCAACGTTTAGAAAGTATGCTGGAAAAGATGGAAAAGATTCTACTCTGAGCCAAGATGAATTATGTGACCTGGCTGTAAAGGAATTCCCAACTCTTTGC AATAGCAGCAAGAAAGATGACATTCTGAAAGGAATCATTGGCCAAATGGACATGGATGGAGATAAGACAGTGACCTTTAAAGAATTTGTCATGTTTACAGGATTTCTTGCAATAGCGCTGGAGGATATATAG